The following are encoded in a window of Miltoncostaea marina genomic DNA:
- a CDS encoding glucose-1-phosphate thymidylyltransferase, whose amino-acid sequence MKGLVLSGGAGTRLRPITHTSAKQLVPVANRPVLFYGLEALRDAGVTDVGIVVGDTHAEIEAAVGDGSALGIRATYIRQAAPLGLAHAVLTAEEFLDGSPFVMYLGDNLLRDGITELVERFRAGTSDAMILLQRVSDPQSYGVAELRDGRVVRLVEKPREPVSDLALVGVYMFSPAIMDSAKAIRPSGRGELEITDAIQHMIDRGLAVEPHEVTGWWKDTGRIDDMLEANRLILEVIEPRVEGELVDAALEGRIVIEAGARVVRSSIRGPAVIGAGALIEDAYIGPYTAISDRVVVRRAEVEHSILLEDSRVEEIDARVESSLIGRGVTIRRTGEKPRAYRFMVGDSSTIGLL is encoded by the coding sequence CTGAAGGGCCTCGTGCTCTCGGGGGGCGCGGGCACGCGCCTGCGCCCGATCACGCACACCAGCGCCAAGCAGCTCGTGCCGGTGGCGAACAGGCCCGTGCTCTTCTACGGCCTGGAGGCGCTGCGCGACGCGGGCGTGACGGACGTCGGCATCGTGGTCGGCGACACGCACGCCGAGATCGAGGCCGCCGTCGGCGACGGCTCCGCGCTCGGCATCCGCGCCACCTACATCCGCCAGGCGGCCCCGCTCGGGCTCGCGCACGCCGTGCTGACCGCCGAGGAGTTCCTCGACGGGTCGCCCTTCGTCATGTACCTGGGCGACAACCTGCTGCGCGACGGCATCACGGAGCTCGTCGAGCGGTTCCGGGCGGGCACCAGCGACGCGATGATCCTGCTGCAGCGCGTGTCCGACCCCCAGTCGTACGGCGTCGCCGAGCTGCGCGACGGCCGCGTGGTGCGGCTGGTGGAGAAGCCGCGCGAGCCGGTGTCCGACCTGGCGCTCGTGGGCGTCTACATGTTCAGCCCGGCGATCATGGACTCGGCGAAGGCGATCCGCCCGTCCGGCCGCGGCGAGCTCGAGATCACCGACGCGATCCAGCACATGATCGACCGCGGCCTGGCCGTGGAGCCGCACGAGGTGACCGGCTGGTGGAAGGACACCGGCCGCATCGACGACATGCTGGAGGCCAACCGCCTCATCCTCGAGGTGATCGAGCCGCGCGTCGAGGGCGAGCTGGTCGACGCCGCCCTCGAGGGGCGCATCGTGATCGAGGCCGGCGCCCGGGTGGTGCGCTCGTCCATCCGCGGGCCGGCGGTGATCGGCGCCGGGGCGCTCATCGAGGACGCCTACATCGGCCCGTACACCGCGATCTCGGACCGGGTGGTCGTGCGCCGCGCCGAGGTCGAGCACTCCATCCTGCTGGAGGACAGCCGCGTGGAGGAGATCGACGCCCGCGTGGAGAGCTCCCTCATCGGCCGGGGCGTGACGATCCGGCGCACGGGCGAGAAGCCGCGGGCGTACCGGTTCATGGTGGGCGACTCGTCCACCATCGGCCTGCTGTGA
- a CDS encoding glycerate kinase family protein yields MTTVAVAMAPFKGALAAGAATRAVAAGVRLAAPRVATVQVPVADGGEGTLDALVSAAGGRRRALTVADPLGRPVEAALGELPNAIAVVELAQASGFERLTDAERDPEATTTRGTGELIRAALDLGARRIVVGLGGSATTDGGLGLARALGVRALDAEGRELEGRGADMARVARLDLSGRDPRLDDTVVQVACDVDNPFHGPRGAARVFGPQKGAGPAAVERLDAGLAALAAVVREATGADLQALPGAGAAGGAAGGLAALLGAQLTPGAALVLEALDFGRRLEGAALCVTGEGRLDETSLAGKAPAAVAAACRAAGVPCVALCGQVALGPGAVRRAGFAAALAIGRGPLPLPDALEATERDLAAAGAAVAGVWAAGRGAAAD; encoded by the coding sequence GTGACCACGGTCGCGGTCGCCATGGCGCCCTTCAAGGGCGCGCTGGCGGCCGGGGCGGCCACCCGCGCGGTGGCGGCCGGCGTGCGCCTGGCGGCGCCGCGCGTCGCCACCGTGCAGGTGCCGGTGGCCGACGGCGGCGAGGGCACGCTCGACGCGCTGGTGAGCGCCGCGGGCGGCCGGCGGCGGGCGCTGACGGTGGCCGACCCGCTCGGCAGGCCGGTCGAGGCCGCCCTCGGCGAGCTGCCCAACGCGATCGCCGTCGTGGAGCTGGCCCAGGCCTCCGGCTTCGAGCGGCTCACCGACGCCGAGCGCGACCCCGAGGCGACCACGACCCGCGGCACCGGCGAGCTCATCCGCGCGGCGCTGGACCTCGGCGCGCGCCGCATCGTCGTGGGGCTCGGGGGCAGCGCCACGACCGACGGCGGCCTCGGCCTCGCCCGCGCCCTCGGCGTGCGCGCGCTGGACGCCGAGGGCCGCGAGCTGGAGGGGCGCGGCGCCGACATGGCCCGCGTGGCGCGCCTCGACCTGAGCGGGCGCGACCCGCGCCTGGACGACACGGTCGTCCAGGTGGCCTGCGACGTCGACAACCCGTTCCACGGCCCGCGCGGCGCCGCCCGGGTGTTCGGCCCGCAGAAGGGCGCCGGCCCGGCCGCCGTGGAGCGCCTCGACGCCGGCCTGGCGGCGCTGGCGGCCGTGGTGCGGGAGGCGACCGGCGCCGACCTGCAGGCCCTGCCCGGGGCGGGGGCGGCGGGCGGCGCGGCGGGCGGCCTCGCCGCCCTGCTCGGCGCGCAGCTCACCCCCGGCGCCGCCCTGGTGCTGGAGGCCCTCGACTTCGGGCGCCGGCTGGAGGGCGCGGCGCTGTGCGTGACCGGCGAGGGCCGCCTCGACGAGACCTCGCTCGCGGGCAAGGCGCCGGCCGCGGTCGCCGCGGCGTGCCGCGCGGCCGGCGTGCCCTGCGTGGCGCTCTGCGGCCAGGTGGCGCTCGGTCCCGGGGCGGTGCGGCGCGCGGGCTTCGCCGCGGCGCTCGCGATCGGCCGCGGCCCGCTGCCGCTGCCGGACGCCCTGGAGGCGACGGAGCGCGACCTCGCCGCCGCCGGCGCGGCCGTCGCCGGGGTGTGGGCCGCCGGCCGGGGGGCGGCCGCGGACTGA
- a CDS encoding methyltransferase domain-containing protein: MVGRIRLRGDEDALDAGCGTGRITRLLAGRLPRGTVLAVDASERMAEEATRRLADLAPRVRVRRADLTTLELDEPVDLVVSTATFHWILDHEGLFQRLHAALRPGGRLVAQCGGAGNIAATLDAAREVAGREPYAAALAGMPEDWLFAAPGETEARLRRAGFAEARAWLEEAPAVFPDVAAGAEFLATVVLRTHLPRLTAEAGRAYAREVAEARAGRDGRVVIDYVRLNMEARRG, encoded by the coding sequence GTGGTCGGGCGCATCCGGCTGCGCGGCGACGAGGACGCGCTCGACGCGGGCTGCGGCACCGGGCGCATCACGCGCCTGCTGGCCGGGCGGCTGCCGCGCGGCACCGTGCTGGCGGTCGACGCCTCCGAGCGGATGGCCGAGGAGGCGACCCGGCGGCTGGCCGACCTCGCCCCCCGGGTGCGGGTGCGCCGCGCCGACCTCACGACCCTGGAGCTCGACGAGCCGGTCGACCTCGTGGTCTCGACGGCCACCTTCCACTGGATCCTCGACCACGAGGGGCTGTTCCAGCGCCTGCACGCCGCCCTGCGCCCCGGCGGGCGCCTCGTGGCCCAGTGCGGCGGCGCGGGCAACATCGCCGCCACGCTCGACGCGGCGCGCGAGGTGGCCGGTCGCGAGCCGTATGCGGCGGCGCTCGCCGGCATGCCGGAGGACTGGCTGTTCGCCGCCCCGGGGGAGACCGAGGCGCGCCTGCGCCGGGCCGGCTTCGCCGAGGCGCGCGCGTGGCTCGAGGAGGCGCCGGCGGTCTTCCCCGACGTGGCGGCCGGCGCGGAGTTCCTCGCCACGGTGGTGCTGCGCACCCACCTGCCGCGGCTGACCGCGGAGGCCGGCCGCGCCTACGCGCGCGAGGTGGCCGAGGCGCGGGCGGGGCGCGACGGCCGGGTGGTGATCGACTACGTGCGCCTCAACATGGAGGCGCGCCGGGGCTGA
- a CDS encoding AIR synthase related protein, whose translation MNLPALARLVNGHPGLRGKRDLAAVARALGGDGDDAAVLPGDGAGELVLAAEAIHPAFVAAQPRAAGVAGVVTVLNDLAATGARPVALLDCLVAGAPDAADALLDGLRGGAERYGVPVVGGHATVAPGLAPALATFAVGRARAPLSARNAAPGDAVTLLVCLEGEMLPGEEGDFFSHLRGPRAARAGDDLLLLAAIAEAGDAWAARDVSMPGVAGSLLQLCESAGGLGCALDLDALPAPPGVPLERWLLTFPSYGFLVVGDPAALAARAAAAGLTAARVGTLDDSGRLRLAAGGREEPVWDLAAEPLTGLRADRPGPPGG comes from the coding sequence ATGAACCTACCGGCTCTGGCACGGCTCGTGAACGGCCACCCCGGTCTGCGGGGCAAGCGCGACCTTGCCGCCGTGGCCCGTGCGCTGGGCGGCGACGGCGACGACGCGGCCGTGCTGCCCGGCGACGGCGCGGGCGAGCTGGTGCTGGCGGCCGAGGCGATCCACCCGGCGTTCGTCGCCGCCCAGCCGCGGGCCGCGGGGGTGGCGGGCGTGGTCACGGTGCTCAACGACCTCGCGGCCACGGGCGCCCGCCCGGTGGCCCTGCTCGACTGCCTGGTCGCGGGCGCGCCGGACGCCGCGGACGCGCTGCTCGACGGCCTGCGCGGCGGGGCCGAGCGCTACGGCGTGCCGGTGGTCGGCGGCCACGCCACCGTGGCGCCCGGGCTGGCGCCGGCGCTCGCCACGTTCGCGGTCGGCCGCGCGCGCGCGCCGCTGTCGGCGCGCAACGCCGCGCCGGGCGACGCCGTCACGCTGCTGGTCTGCCTCGAGGGCGAGATGCTGCCGGGCGAGGAGGGCGACTTCTTCAGCCACCTGCGCGGCCCCCGGGCCGCCCGCGCCGGCGACGACCTGCTGCTGCTGGCGGCGATCGCCGAGGCGGGCGACGCGTGGGCCGCGCGCGACGTCTCGATGCCGGGCGTGGCCGGCTCGCTGCTGCAGCTGTGCGAGAGCGCGGGCGGCCTGGGCTGCGCCCTCGACCTCGACGCGCTGCCGGCGCCCCCCGGCGTGCCGCTCGAGCGCTGGCTCCTGACCTTCCCGTCCTACGGGTTCCTGGTGGTCGGCGACCCGGCGGCGCTCGCGGCGCGCGCCGCCGCGGCCGGCCTCACCGCCGCCCGGGTGGGCACGCTCGACGACTCCGGGCGGCTGCGGCTGGCCGCGGGCGGCCGCGAGGAGCCGGTGTGGGACCTCGCGGCCGAGCCGCTCACCGGTCTGCGGGCCGACCGGCCGGGGCCGCCCGGCGGCTGA
- the rfbB gene encoding dTDP-glucose 4,6-dehydratase, with protein sequence MKLLVTGGCGFIGSAFVRLALARGAAVVNLDKLTYAGNPENVADVADHPGYTFVHADIADADAVADAIRGADAVVNFAAESHVDRSILSPADFITTDVVGTAVLLDAARRADVGRFVQVSTDEVYGSIRSGAFHETDPLAPSSPYSASKAGGDLQVLAWHRTFGLDAVITRGSNTFGPRQYPEKLIPLFVTNALDGLELPVYGDGMQVRDWIFVDDHCEGIWAVLDQGVAGEVYNVGGGNEEANLGITRRILELTGRDASLVRHVADRPGHDRRYALDTARLRGLGWEPRHSFEEALAATVAWYRDNRAWWEPIKSGEYRRYYEEQYGTR encoded by the coding sequence ATGAAGCTGCTCGTCACCGGCGGCTGCGGGTTCATCGGCTCGGCGTTCGTGCGACTCGCGCTGGCGCGCGGCGCGGCCGTGGTGAACCTCGACAAGCTGACGTACGCGGGCAACCCGGAGAACGTCGCCGACGTCGCGGACCACCCGGGCTACACCTTCGTGCACGCCGACATCGCCGACGCGGACGCGGTCGCCGACGCCATCCGCGGCGCCGACGCGGTGGTCAACTTCGCGGCCGAGAGCCACGTCGACCGCTCCATCCTGTCGCCGGCCGACTTCATCACGACCGACGTGGTGGGCACGGCGGTGCTGCTCGACGCCGCCCGCCGCGCCGACGTGGGGCGCTTCGTGCAGGTGTCCACCGACGAGGTCTACGGCTCGATCCGGTCGGGGGCCTTCCACGAGACCGACCCGCTCGCGCCGTCGAGCCCGTACTCGGCCTCGAAGGCCGGCGGCGACCTGCAGGTGCTCGCCTGGCACCGCACCTTCGGCCTCGACGCGGTCATCACCCGCGGCTCGAACACGTTCGGGCCGCGGCAGTACCCCGAGAAGCTGATCCCCCTGTTCGTCACCAACGCGCTCGACGGCCTGGAGCTGCCGGTCTACGGCGACGGCATGCAGGTGCGCGACTGGATCTTCGTGGACGACCACTGCGAGGGCATCTGGGCCGTGCTCGACCAGGGCGTCGCCGGCGAGGTCTACAACGTCGGCGGCGGCAACGAGGAGGCCAACCTCGGCATCACCCGCCGCATCCTCGAGCTGACAGGACGCGACGCCTCGCTGGTGCGCCACGTCGCCGACCGCCCGGGGCACGACCGCCGCTACGCGCTCGACACGGCCCGCCTGCGGGGGCTCGGCTGGGAGCCGCGCCACTCGTTCGAGGAGGCGCTCGCCGCGACCGTCGCGTGGTACCGCGACAACCGAGCCTGGTGGGAGCCCATCAAGAGCGGCGAGTACCGCCGGTACTACGAGGAGCAGTACGGGACCCGCTGA
- a CDS encoding SDR family NAD(P)-dependent oxidoreductase, with translation MSAPRTVLVTGAGRGIGRAAVERFADDGWRVVAGVRDVAAAREAYAGRQGVHVARLDVTDAASVREAVAEAERVAGGALDCVVSNAGYAVMGAIEEVDLDEVRAMFETNLFGAVATVQAALPAMREAGGGTVVFVSSVGSRISNPLVGMYHASKYALLAAAEALAVECRPFGVRVASVEPGMVDTDFPRATRPTGRAPRGEGPYAPLLSGLRAGFAAWRERNPTPADEVARAVVAAADGEGPFRVPVGSDADELYGGRTAAPDDAAWHDDLVAFLRLDWPRRRPARTR, from the coding sequence GTGAGCGCACCCCGCACCGTCCTCGTCACCGGCGCAGGGCGCGGCATCGGCCGCGCCGCCGTCGAGCGCTTCGCCGACGACGGCTGGCGGGTCGTCGCCGGGGTGCGCGACGTCGCGGCGGCGCGCGAGGCGTACGCCGGGCGGCAGGGGGTGCACGTCGCGCGCCTCGACGTCACCGACGCGGCGAGCGTGCGCGAGGCGGTCGCCGAGGCCGAGCGGGTCGCCGGCGGCGCGCTGGACTGCGTGGTCAGCAACGCGGGCTACGCGGTGATGGGGGCGATCGAGGAGGTCGACCTCGACGAGGTCCGGGCGATGTTCGAGACCAACCTGTTCGGCGCCGTGGCGACCGTGCAGGCCGCCCTCCCGGCGATGCGCGAGGCCGGCGGCGGCACGGTGGTCTTCGTGTCGTCGGTGGGCTCGCGCATCTCCAACCCGCTCGTCGGCATGTACCACGCGTCGAAGTACGCGCTGCTGGCCGCTGCCGAGGCGCTCGCCGTGGAGTGCCGGCCGTTCGGGGTCCGGGTCGCCTCCGTCGAGCCGGGCATGGTCGACACCGACTTCCCGCGCGCCACCCGGCCCACCGGCCGCGCGCCGCGCGGCGAGGGGCCCTACGCGCCGCTGCTGAGCGGGCTGCGCGCCGGCTTCGCCGCCTGGCGCGAGCGCAACCCCACCCCGGCCGACGAGGTCGCGCGCGCCGTCGTCGCCGCGGCGGACGGCGAGGGCCCCTTCCGCGTGCCCGTGGGCTCCGACGCGGACGAGCTGTACGGGGGGCGCACGGCGGCGCCCGACGACGCCGCCTGGCACGACGACCTGGTGGCCTTCCTGCGCCTGGACTGGCCCCGGCGGCGCCCCGCCCGCACCCGGTGA
- a CDS encoding HAD family hydrolase, giving the protein MSGVPRRVVYLDLDGTLLGPGGSMLRNADGRFSVASVRALELLHGAGVPIVLVSGRSRPRLEAVASLLGAAGVLPEMGATDAGYPTAPGQTVHEAIEASGVPAALREAEPGLAPHPLAAWGREGSHVMLGRAGPDAPALVERLSRGALRLADNGEIGTDGAHVYHLLPAGASKAAAVERDVAARGADPAACLAVGDSRQDLDVGRVVGAVAIVANGAAADPEIAARAAWVTRGAYGEGVLEAVEAWLGGATGA; this is encoded by the coding sequence GTGAGCGGCGTGCCGCGCCGTGTCGTCTACCTCGACCTCGACGGGACCCTCCTCGGCCCCGGCGGGTCGATGCTGCGCAACGCGGACGGCCGCTTCTCGGTCGCCTCGGTGCGGGCGCTGGAGCTGCTGCACGGGGCGGGCGTGCCGATCGTGCTGGTCAGCGGCCGCAGCCGCCCGCGGCTGGAGGCCGTCGCGTCCCTGCTGGGGGCGGCCGGGGTGCTGCCGGAGATGGGCGCCACCGACGCCGGCTACCCCACCGCGCCGGGGCAGACGGTGCACGAGGCGATCGAGGCCAGCGGCGTGCCGGCCGCGCTGCGCGAGGCCGAGCCCGGCCTGGCGCCCCACCCGCTCGCGGCGTGGGGGCGGGAGGGCAGCCACGTGATGCTCGGCCGCGCCGGCCCGGACGCGCCCGCGCTCGTGGAGCGCCTGAGCCGCGGCGCCCTGCGCCTGGCCGACAACGGCGAGATCGGCACGGACGGCGCCCACGTGTACCACCTGCTGCCGGCCGGGGCGAGCAAGGCCGCCGCGGTCGAGCGCGACGTGGCCGCGCGCGGCGCCGATCCTGCGGCCTGCCTGGCCGTGGGCGACAGCCGGCAGGACCTCGACGTGGGACGGGTCGTGGGCGCCGTGGCGATCGTGGCCAACGGCGCCGCCGCCGACCCGGAGATCGCGGCCCGGGCCGCCTGGGTGACCCGCGGCGCCTACGGCGAGGGCGTGCTCGAGGCCGTCGAGGCCTGGCTCGGGGGCGCTACGGGAGCGTGA
- the rfbD gene encoding dTDP-4-dehydrorhamnose reductase, with product MRVLVTGAAGMLGRDLLAHLDGRHEVTAVDLDVDVTDAGAVRACAREVRPEAVFHLAAWTDVDGAEAREAEAAAVNELGARNVAAAAAAAGAAMVLPSTDYVFDGRAGAPYDEDAAPAPLGAYGRTKLAGERAAAAAHPGGVRVARTAWLYGAGGRNFVDTMRRLGAERDEVAVVDDQTGSPTWTADLAPALEALLALPAGVYHTAGAGAVTWAGLARAVFEEAGIACAVRPQTTAELGRPAPRPACSALRSARPGAPRLRPWREALHDYIRGT from the coding sequence GTGAGGGTGCTGGTGACCGGCGCGGCCGGGATGCTGGGCCGCGACCTGCTCGCCCACCTGGACGGCCGGCACGAGGTGACCGCGGTCGACCTGGACGTCGACGTGACCGACGCCGGCGCGGTGAGGGCGTGCGCCCGGGAGGTCCGCCCGGAGGCGGTCTTCCACCTCGCGGCCTGGACCGACGTCGACGGCGCCGAGGCGCGCGAGGCGGAGGCCGCCGCGGTCAACGAGCTCGGCGCGCGCAACGTGGCCGCCGCCGCCGCCGCCGCCGGGGCGGCGATGGTGCTCCCCTCGACCGACTACGTCTTCGACGGCCGGGCCGGGGCGCCGTACGACGAGGACGCCGCGCCGGCCCCGCTCGGCGCCTACGGCCGCACGAAGCTGGCCGGCGAGCGGGCCGCCGCGGCCGCCCACCCGGGCGGCGTGCGGGTGGCGCGCACCGCCTGGCTCTACGGGGCGGGCGGGCGCAACTTCGTCGACACCATGCGCCGCCTGGGCGCCGAGCGCGACGAGGTCGCGGTGGTCGACGACCAGACCGGCTCGCCCACCTGGACCGCCGACCTCGCGCCCGCGCTCGAGGCCCTCCTCGCGCTGCCGGCCGGCGTCTACCACACGGCCGGGGCGGGCGCGGTGACCTGGGCGGGCCTCGCCCGGGCCGTCTTCGAGGAGGCGGGCATCGCCTGCGCGGTGCGGCCCCAGACCACCGCCGAGCTCGGCCGGCCGGCGCCCCGGCCGGCGTGCTCGGCGCTCCGCTCGGCCCGCCCCGGCGCGCCGCGCCTGCGCCCGTGGCGGGAGGCGCTCCACGACTACATCAGGGGGACGTGA
- a CDS encoding DUF1116 domain-containing protein, producing MSLRIATAGLDLMAEALRAQGAAVTAVDWRPPGGGDPDAVATLTAAYGDARIDEANARAVERLQAARPAIVGAGRADELIPGLEGRLVLHAGPPVEWERMCAPQRNAVCGAIVLEGWADSLEEAAPMVARGDVRIAPAHSLNAAGAMCGVISPSMAVWAARDEVGGGVGYSPFCDGPGEAFWLGVGSPEAIRRQRIMAEEIAPGFAAALRAEGPIDAFALCAQGIAMGDDCHMRHQATTMLLLRQTLPAMAEHAPAAVLPTARMLAGNGHFALTVTIAAARAALMGIQGTPASSVVVFISRNGTDAAVQLAGLPDRWFTTPAPLVGDPLYRPGFSDADAAPDIGDSALVECCGLGAAASAASPGVAAFLGGGLQDAVERTRQMEDICLSRSERLRIPTLDGEGTPLGVDARACADLGSTPLINTGILHRVDGGQIGAGIARTPLEPIRDGLAALVEHLGPA from the coding sequence GTGAGCCTACGGATCGCCACAGCGGGCCTCGACCTGATGGCCGAGGCGCTTCGCGCCCAGGGCGCCGCGGTGACGGCGGTCGACTGGCGGCCGCCCGGCGGCGGCGACCCGGACGCGGTCGCGACCCTGACCGCCGCCTACGGCGACGCCCGCATCGACGAGGCCAACGCCCGGGCGGTCGAGCGCCTGCAGGCGGCCCGCCCGGCGATCGTCGGCGCCGGCCGCGCCGACGAGCTGATCCCCGGGCTGGAGGGCCGCCTCGTCCTGCACGCCGGGCCGCCGGTGGAGTGGGAGCGGATGTGCGCGCCGCAGCGCAACGCCGTGTGCGGGGCGATCGTGCTCGAGGGGTGGGCGGACTCGCTCGAGGAGGCCGCGCCGATGGTCGCCCGCGGGGACGTGCGCATCGCCCCCGCGCACTCGCTGAACGCCGCCGGCGCGATGTGCGGCGTCATCTCGCCGTCGATGGCGGTCTGGGCGGCGCGCGACGAGGTGGGCGGCGGGGTGGGCTACAGCCCGTTCTGCGACGGCCCGGGCGAGGCCTTCTGGCTGGGCGTCGGCTCGCCCGAGGCGATCCGCCGCCAGCGGATCATGGCGGAGGAGATCGCGCCGGGGTTCGCCGCCGCGCTGCGCGCCGAGGGCCCGATCGACGCCTTCGCCCTGTGCGCCCAGGGCATCGCGATGGGCGACGACTGCCACATGCGCCACCAGGCCACGACCATGCTGCTGCTGCGCCAGACGCTGCCGGCCATGGCCGAGCACGCGCCGGCCGCGGTGCTGCCCACGGCGCGGATGCTGGCCGGCAACGGCCACTTCGCCCTCACGGTGACGATCGCGGCGGCCCGCGCGGCGCTGATGGGCATCCAGGGCACGCCGGCCTCGAGCGTGGTGGTCTTCATCAGCCGCAACGGCACCGACGCGGCGGTGCAGCTGGCCGGGCTGCCCGACCGCTGGTTCACCACGCCGGCGCCGCTCGTGGGCGACCCGCTCTACCGGCCGGGGTTCTCCGACGCCGACGCGGCCCCCGACATCGGCGACTCGGCGCTCGTGGAGTGCTGCGGCCTCGGCGCCGCCGCCAGCGCCGCCAGCCCGGGCGTCGCCGCCTTCCTCGGCGGCGGCCTGCAGGACGCGGTGGAGCGCACGCGCCAGATGGAGGACATCTGCCTGTCGCGCAGCGAGCGCCTGCGCATCCCCACGCTCGACGGCGAGGGCACCCCGCTCGGCGTGGACGCCCGCGCCTGCGCCGACCTCGGCAGCACGCCGCTCATCAACACCGGCATCCTGCACCGGGTGGACGGCGGGCAGATCGGCGCCGGCATCGCGCGCACGCCGCTCGAGCCGATCCGCGACGGCCTCGCCGCCCTGGTGGAGCACCTGGGGCCCGCCTGA
- a CDS encoding glucosyl-3-phosphoglycerate synthase, with amino-acid sequence MERDEWLARRTYRGADFDPERLAHTATRDGVSISVCLPALNEAATIGEIVTRIRERLVEEVPLVGEIVVMNSRSTDATEAVALEAGARVVDDDRVLPEAGPGHGKGEAMWKSLAVLGGDLIVWLDSDVVDFDTGFVTGLVGPLLADPEVGYVKGLYRRSLGDDADGGGRVTEICARPLINLFHPELAGFAQPLSGEAAGRRDLLRSVPFFTGYAVEIGLLIDLVRVAGLGALAQVDLGRRHHTNQPTAALGAMASTIHQAVLRRLAEAGRLPEGVDGDGRYARPVRQDGRLVMTETVTRPQERPPMRDLLSSSVRA; translated from the coding sequence GTGGAGAGGGACGAGTGGCTCGCGCGGCGCACCTACCGGGGGGCGGACTTCGACCCCGAGCGCCTCGCGCACACGGCCACCCGCGACGGCGTCAGCATCTCGGTGTGTCTGCCGGCCCTCAACGAGGCGGCGACGATCGGCGAGATCGTCACGCGCATCCGCGAGCGCCTGGTGGAGGAGGTGCCGCTCGTCGGCGAGATCGTGGTCATGAACAGCCGCAGCACCGACGCCACCGAGGCGGTCGCCCTCGAGGCCGGCGCGCGGGTGGTGGACGACGATCGCGTGCTGCCCGAGGCCGGGCCCGGGCACGGCAAGGGCGAGGCCATGTGGAAGAGCCTCGCCGTGCTCGGCGGCGACCTCATCGTGTGGCTCGACTCCGACGTGGTCGACTTCGACACCGGGTTCGTCACCGGCCTGGTGGGCCCGCTGCTCGCCGACCCCGAGGTGGGCTACGTGAAGGGCCTCTACCGGCGCAGCCTCGGCGACGACGCCGACGGCGGCGGCCGGGTCACGGAGATCTGCGCCCGGCCGCTCATCAACCTGTTCCACCCGGAGCTGGCCGGCTTCGCGCAGCCCCTCTCCGGCGAGGCCGCCGGGCGGCGCGACCTGCTGCGCTCGGTGCCCTTCTTCACCGGGTACGCGGTCGAGATCGGCCTGCTCATCGACCTCGTCCGGGTGGCCGGGCTCGGCGCGCTCGCCCAGGTCGACCTGGGGCGCCGCCACCACACCAACCAGCCGACGGCCGCCCTCGGCGCGATGGCCTCCACCATCCACCAGGCGGTGCTGCGGCGGCTGGCCGAGGCGGGGCGGCTGCCCGAGGGCGTCGACGGGGACGGCCGCTACGCGCGCCCGGTGCGGCAGGACGGCCGGCTGGTGATGACCGAGACCGTCACGCGGCCGCAGGAGCGCCCGCCGATGCGCGACCTGCTGTCGTCGTCGGTCCGGGCGTGA